GCGTTGGGATCGGCGAATGGCAGGGCCTTGGGGCTTCCGGCATAGTGGGTCTTGATATCCAGCACGTTGTATCTCCGATTGGCGAGTTCTCCCCTCTCTCGTAAAACATTAGCCGGCGTTTGTGAATACGATCTTCCATCGGCAGAACGAAAGATGGCGCTTTCCAGGACACCGCGACCATGTTGACGGCGTTGCCGTGCGAAACCTCACCCGAATGTTATCATCATTTCGAATTAAGGGACTTGCCTCTCGGCCTTGTCCCCCATTGCATTGACCCGCATTGAACTTTAGTTTTTATGAATCATTCATGCCTTCACAAACGCAGAGGGTACGCTTAAATTCTGCAGTTAATGAGTTCGTCTTACAAACTATCGTGAAGCCGTTTGAAACCTTCAAAAGCAGCTCGCCACGGAGCATGGGCGACTTGCATGACATCCATTTGCTCAAGGGGGACACAATGAAACTTAAGCGACTCGGGCCATATTTTTGGCTCATGGCAGGATTTTGCCTGGGGGCCTGCGGAGGACCGTCAGCATCGGTTCTTCAAGGGGATGGGCATCCGATGTGCTCGCTCGCTGCGACGGATGATGATGGAGACGGATGGAGCTGGGAGGACAATCACAGCTGCTGGATGCCTCCCATCTGCGACGACGCGCGCAATGATCAGGACGGTGATGGCTGGGGCTGGGAGAATGGTCGCAGCTGTCGGGTCAGGATACTTTCCTTCTCGGCGACCTATTATCCCTATCGTGGTGAGGTCTTCGCGCAAACCACCTGCGGTCAAGCCGACAATCATGGTGGCTATTACTTTGCCGTGACCGAGCGATCTCCGCTTTGGGATGGTGAATGCATGAACGATAATTGGGCAAAATGCTCGGATCCCGACTGCCTCGATAAGTGGGATCGGATGCCGGCTGATGTGAAGCGCTACGTCGATGGTCAGAAAATGGTCCGCGAACCGGCGTGCAATGTTCCCTGCGGCAAGGCAGTCAACGTTTACTCGGATGATAAATCCATAGCCTCCAACGCCGTGATCTATGATGCCTGTCCGTCGCAGCACTGGAACAATCGTTTCAAGGAGGTCACGGAAGGTGTGAATCCCTGCGCGAAAGGCGTTCATCATGTCGATTTGCGAAAACCACTGTATCTGAAACTCAATCGGTCCCAGGAAAACGGCAATATCAAAGTTTGGATCAATCTGAAGTGAGTCGAAGGGAACAGGGACAGTGCGCGCGCTGCTCTTGTCCTTCCCTCGGATCGCCTGGGTTCAGCTCAGGGCGAATCCATACAAAAGTATAGGGCTATGCCTGGCGTTTAACCTTCCGCTTCCGCCATCATGCGGAGAACATGGGCTATCGTTTCCGCATCGACCCGCGCCGCCTTCATCAGCTTCTCAGCCAGAGCGAAATCATCCTCATCGACGGCTTCGAAGAATTCATCGACCTTGTCGATCGCTGCGAGTTTTTCCAGTACCAGCGTTCCATCCCAGGTATCATCAAGCATAGGAACCTCACGCAAATGAAAAGAAGTATACCCGGGGATTGTCCTGGAGTACTTCTGATTTTTAAGCTGTCATTCAGAGTGGGGTATAGACAGCAAGGACAGGAGGTTTCAGGTGAGTGGGAACCCAGGCAGCCAAAATTACAAATGCGTCCGTTGCCAGGGCAGCCTGGTTTTTGATCCCGCTGCGCAGCAGCTGCGCTGTGAATCCTGTCAGCAGCTGCAGGCGATTCCCCAGGAAAGCGTGACCCACTCGATCGTGGAGTATAAGCTTGAAGATGGACTGGCCCGCGATGCCGTGCGTGGTTATGGACTCGAAACCCGCACCGTATCCTGTCAGAACTGTGGTGCGATCGTCAGCCTCGACATTCATCTGACGGCGACCCATTGCAGTTTTTGCAGTTCCAACCAGGTGCTTGAGCTGAAGGATCACCGGCAGGTGATTCGACCGGAATCGGTGGTGCCGTTCTCCATCGGTGAAAAGGTCATCAATGAGCTTTTTTCCCGCTGGGTGCGTTCGCTTTGGTTGCGACCGAATGCTTTGAAACGCCTCGCCCGGATCAGCGAAGTCCGCGGTGTTTATATTCCTTACTGGGTTTTCGATGCCAAGGTTCATTCTGATTGGCAGGCGCTGGCCGGTTATTATTACTATGAGACCGAGCATTACACGGAGCGAGCCGCCGATGGCCGAATCGAACATAAGACCCGCCAGGTGCAGAAGGTCCGCTGGGTTCCCGCGGCCGGGTCGCGCACGGATGTCTATGATGAATTCCTGATCTGCGCATCCCAAGGTCTATCCCAGGACCTGGCGGCGCGCCTGCAGACCTTTGACACCTCCTTCTTAAAACCTTATGAACCCGAATATCTCGTGGGCTGGTGCGCCGAGGAATATCAGATCGGCTTGAACGATTCCTGGCAAAGGGCCGTGGCGCTCATGGAACAGGAACAGATGCGCCGCTGCTCGGGCGATGTTCCCGGTGATACCCAGAGCGGGCTTCACGTGCAGAATGAATTTTCCGAGGAACGCTTCAAGCATGTCCTCCTGCCGATTTGGATTTCAGCCTATCGCTACAGGGAGAGGACGTTTCAATTCCTGGTCAATGGTCAAACCGGTGAAGTGCAGGGCAAGGCGCCCCTGAGCATCTGGAAGATCACGTTCCTCGTTCTCGTCATCCTGATCGTGCTCGTGGTTGTGATCTGGTTCTTTCAGCAGAGCGGGATGGTGAACGAACCCTATTCGGATTACCCAGGCGCCTGACGTTTGGACGAAGGCCGCAGAACGCTCAGCGTATGCGCCCTGGGCCACACTTTCCGCCAGCCCGTGCTGCACTTGCGAAAGATCATGATCTTCATCACGATCTCGGGCAGACTCATGCGAGAAATAGCCTGCGGAGAAAGACCCTGGGGGATGGCGACGCAGATGGAACGCTGGCCATGCATCACAGGATAGAGATTGAAGGACTGGCCCACATGGGGTTTCAGCGAGGGTTGATCGGCCAGGGAAGGATCCTGGAAATGAAGCTTCTCAATCAGGACCCTGAGCTGCGCGTCATCAATCTCAAAGATCAGGTCACTCATCCTCTGGCCCAGTTCATGCGGATGAAAGGGCTTGACGATAAAGTCATCGGCGCCCAGCTTGATCGCTTCCATCACCGTCTGCTCATTGTGATGCGATGTGAACACAACGATCGGGCAGATCTCAACGCCCCCTGCCTGCTTCATGGCCCGCAGGACCTGTATCCCGTCCATCACCGGCATCTCCAGGTCCAGCAGGAGAAGGTCCGGCTGCAGACCTTTCTGCAGGATTTCAAGGCACTGACCGCCATGCTGAACGATGTGCGCTCGATAGCCACAGCTTTCCACGACGGCCGCGGCCATACGCTGGCTAATGGGATCATCTTCCGCTATGAGTACGACATGAGTCATGATACGTTTCCTTCCCTTCAACTGGCTTTGTCGAGCTCCTGCAAGGCAAGACGCGATTCTTCATAGCTTTGACGCAGTTTGCTGAGGAGGCTTTGCAATGCCGCCTTCTCCATGTCTTCCGCAGATTCTTCAATCTCTTGACAGAGGGCTTCCATCCGCACCAATCCCAGATGGCCGGATGCACTGCGCAGGCCATGAGCCTCTTTACGAATCGTCACGCGCACATCATCCTGCAAAGCTTGCAACATAAGCTCAATGCGCGGCGGTGTGGTCGAAACGAAGATGCCGATCAATTCCTCCAGAAAA
This is a stretch of genomic DNA from Oligoflexus sp.. It encodes these proteins:
- a CDS encoding response regulator, producing the protein MTHVVLIAEDDPISQRMAAAVVESCGYRAHIVQHGGQCLEILQKGLQPDLLLLDLEMPVMDGIQVLRAMKQAGGVEICPIVVFTSHHNEQTVMEAIKLGADDFIVKPFHPHELGQRMSDLIFEIDDAQLRVLIEKLHFQDPSLADQPSLKPHVGQSFNLYPVMHGQRSICVAIPQGLSPQAISRMSLPEIVMKIMIFRKCSTGWRKVWPRAHTLSVLRPSSKRQAPG
- a CDS encoding carbohydrate-binding domain-containing protein; the protein is MKLKRLGPYFWLMAGFCLGACGGPSASVLQGDGHPMCSLAATDDDGDGWSWEDNHSCWMPPICDDARNDQDGDGWGWENGRSCRVRILSFSATYYPYRGEVFAQTTCGQADNHGGYYFAVTERSPLWDGECMNDNWAKCSDPDCLDKWDRMPADVKRYVDGQKMVREPACNVPCGKAVNVYSDDKSIASNAVIYDACPSQHWNNRFKEVTEGVNPCAKGVHHVDLRKPLYLKLNRSQENGNIKVWINLK